A section of the Corallococcus silvisoli genome encodes:
- a CDS encoding cytochrome c-type biogenesis protein — MNAVLLSLTLALGLATGQFAPQQAGSDPLAPAHEARVQQLAKKLRCAVCQGLSVADSPSSMARAQLDKVRELVSEGKTDTEIVDYFVARYGEWVLLEPRAEGFNWFVWLGPVVLVLGGLFVILKQRQPLPEAAPAPSPSSPTPSTDDADPYLQAVRRELER, encoded by the coding sequence ATGAACGCCGTCCTCCTTTCGTTGACCCTCGCCCTGGGCCTCGCCACGGGGCAGTTCGCGCCGCAGCAGGCGGGGAGTGATCCGCTCGCGCCGGCCCACGAGGCGCGGGTGCAGCAGCTGGCGAAGAAGCTGCGCTGCGCCGTGTGCCAGGGCCTGTCGGTGGCGGACAGCCCGTCGTCGATGGCGCGCGCGCAGCTCGACAAGGTGCGCGAGCTGGTCTCCGAGGGCAAGACGGACACGGAGATCGTCGACTACTTCGTGGCGCGCTATGGCGAGTGGGTGCTGCTGGAGCCGCGCGCGGAGGGCTTCAACTGGTTCGTCTGGCTGGGGCCCGTCGTGCTCGTGTTGGGTGGCCTCTTCGTCATCCTGAAACAGCGCCAGCCGCTGCCGGAGGCCGCGCCGGCCCCCTCCCCTTCCTCTCCGACGCCGTCGACCGACGACGCGGACCCCTACCTCCAGGCCGTGCGCCGGGAGCTGGAGCGCTAA
- a CDS encoding zinc ribbon domain-containing protein, whose protein sequence is MQCPECGESAADVRLSYCENCGAKMPARPAAAPRPSSARGNRPSRPASEPAYASELMDEEEEIRQQGRASSSRAPAAAPPPKVEEDDGYTGPRWLKDVPGHSQSVLGAGLVVFSLVLSILPFFPNVGVLGTLLTLVGAVALVARELRRDGNAPGWVDSVPLVLMRPEVPAVFTLLLLALTVRLLSGFNLLVPLWAAGTVLIALEQTRLVIAGPDGVSRHLDVRSLVGFPRVVALAGVAMCVVALFLPWGKMTADGSPLPSNVPVPGSARAGPPELRVIPTHRPSDDSLYSQGGGIQTRSGWDLPMSELPELALLALLVIAALRPEVERPAFLRWVPVGAVSVSLLWALMGVRLAVGPLAFLLGLGAVGFYAVRHALGRDEPDGLLPPEDDPYDPDQDLETEPDSGSRR, encoded by the coding sequence ATGCAGTGCCCCGAGTGCGGTGAGAGCGCGGCGGACGTCCGCCTGAGTTACTGCGAGAACTGCGGCGCGAAGATGCCGGCCCGTCCGGCCGCCGCGCCCCGTCCCAGCAGCGCCCGCGGCAACCGCCCCAGCCGCCCCGCCTCCGAGCCCGCCTATGCGTCGGAGCTGATGGACGAGGAGGAGGAGATCCGTCAGCAGGGCCGGGCCTCCTCCAGCCGAGCCCCGGCGGCGGCGCCCCCTCCCAAGGTCGAGGAGGACGACGGCTACACGGGCCCCCGCTGGCTCAAGGACGTGCCGGGCCACTCGCAGAGCGTGTTGGGCGCGGGGCTGGTGGTGTTCTCGCTGGTGCTGTCCATCCTCCCCTTCTTCCCCAACGTGGGCGTGCTGGGCACGCTGCTGACGCTCGTGGGCGCGGTGGCGCTGGTCGCGCGGGAGCTGCGCCGCGACGGCAACGCGCCGGGCTGGGTGGACAGCGTGCCCCTGGTGCTGATGCGGCCGGAGGTCCCCGCCGTGTTCACGCTGCTGCTCCTGGCCCTGACGGTGCGGCTCTTGTCGGGCTTCAACCTGCTGGTGCCGCTGTGGGCGGCGGGCACGGTGTTGATCGCGCTGGAGCAGACACGGCTGGTCATCGCGGGCCCGGACGGCGTGAGTCGCCACCTCGACGTCCGTTCACTCGTGGGCTTTCCCCGGGTGGTGGCGCTGGCGGGCGTCGCGATGTGCGTGGTCGCGCTCTTCCTGCCCTGGGGCAAGATGACGGCGGACGGGTCGCCTCTGCCGAGCAACGTGCCCGTCCCGGGGAGCGCGCGCGCCGGGCCTCCGGAGCTGCGGGTGATTCCCACCCACCGTCCCTCGGATGATTCGCTCTACAGCCAGGGCGGTGGCATCCAGACGCGCTCGGGCTGGGACCTGCCCATGTCGGAGCTGCCGGAGCTCGCGCTGCTGGCGCTGCTCGTCATCGCGGCGCTGCGGCCGGAGGTGGAGCGCCCGGCCTTCCTGCGCTGGGTGCCCGTGGGCGCGGTGAGCGTGAGCCTGCTCTGGGCGCTGATGGGGGTGAGGCTCGCGGTGGGCCCCCTCGCGTTCCTCCTGGGTCTGGGGGCGGTGGGTTTCTATGCCGTGCGCCACGCCCTGGGCCGCGACGAGCCCGACGGCCTCCTGCCGCCGGAGGACGACCCCTACGACCCCGACCAGGACCTGGAGACGGAGCCCGACTCGGGCTCCCGCCGCTAG
- a CDS encoding TlpA family protein disulfide reductase: MKRWRLPLVFAAVAAALLFVLFKGFGRDPHEVPFMLKGAPAPDFVLKPLDGGEDVKLADLKGHPVVLNFWASWCGPCKYEHPVLEWGAREMGSQAVFMGVVFEDTEDNARDFLRRMGVSFPQLMDTRSRMAVDYGVAGVPETYFIDAQGIIRGKHVGPIDPQTLAARVKELNQPGPAPTTEAARRN, translated from the coding sequence ATGAAGCGCTGGCGGCTTCCCCTGGTGTTCGCGGCGGTGGCCGCGGCGCTGCTCTTCGTCCTCTTCAAGGGCTTCGGGCGCGATCCCCACGAAGTGCCCTTCATGCTCAAGGGCGCTCCCGCGCCGGACTTCGTGCTCAAGCCGCTGGACGGCGGCGAGGACGTGAAGCTCGCGGACCTCAAGGGCCACCCCGTCGTCCTCAACTTCTGGGCGTCGTGGTGCGGGCCGTGCAAGTACGAGCACCCGGTGCTCGAGTGGGGCGCGCGGGAGATGGGCTCCCAGGCGGTGTTCATGGGCGTCGTCTTCGAGGACACCGAGGACAACGCGCGCGACTTCCTGCGCCGCATGGGCGTCAGCTTCCCCCAGCTGATGGACACGCGCTCGCGCATGGCGGTGGACTACGGCGTCGCGGGCGTGCCGGAGACGTACTTCATCGACGCGCAGGGCATCATCCGCGGCAAGCACGTGGGCCCCATCGATCCGCAGACGCTGGCGGCGCGCGTGAAGGAGCTGAACCAGCCGGGCCCCGCGCCCACCACCGAGGCCGCGCGGCGGAACTGA
- a CDS encoding heme lyase CcmF/NrfE family subunit — protein sequence MNGMLGYGLVLAGLAFAAFGAIIGLVGGMRRTDASYPWVLRAVWGFAACMIGSNLVMVEALINHDFSVKYVSQVGSRATPLIYTIVSLWSALEGSILFWGLIMGVYVAAFAFVHRREHARYMQLALGTMLAVGVFFAFLIAGPANPWGAVSPVPADGPGPNPLLQNHFLMIIHPPMLYAGYVGMTVPFGVAVAGLLRGEIGEAWMAPLRRWTLIAWMFLTLGIVLGSWWAYAVLGWGGYWAWDPVENASFLPWLTATAFMHSTMVQERKRMLKLWTLSLALASFVLTILGTFMTRSGIFNSVHSFTQSDIGPTFLVFIGVLLVVCIGLLATRGHLLAPEGRLNSLLSREASILVNNLVFVAITFTVLLGTLYPLVSEAVRGIRVSVGEPYFNKMAVPGGIAVLFLMGVGPVLPWGTPDKAALRRQFLIPAAVGVAITIACHAAGLRGVYPLMTFGIAGFVTLITLRELAVPVRVRMTERKEGFVTALATATGKARRRFGGYVVHLGIVLIIVAVAASSAYVKHTSGTLKKDGTLMLDGYQLKYVGLSSGEEPHRTFVAARLEVTAPNGTVSELRPRMNYYERSTDPVGTPAVRESPKEDLYVSLMAFSETTGTASFNVWVFPLVGWIWYSLPLLLLGTLIAVWPQRRAAVLHAEAPTVGAAPPLPGGDAERGAA from the coding sequence GTGAACGGAATGCTGGGCTATGGGCTGGTGCTGGCGGGGCTGGCCTTCGCGGCCTTCGGCGCCATCATCGGGCTGGTGGGGGGCATGCGCCGCACGGACGCGAGCTACCCCTGGGTGCTGCGCGCGGTGTGGGGCTTCGCCGCCTGCATGATTGGCAGCAACCTGGTGATGGTGGAGGCGCTGATCAACCACGACTTCAGCGTCAAGTACGTGTCCCAGGTGGGCAGCCGCGCGACGCCGCTCATCTACACCATCGTGTCGCTGTGGAGCGCGCTGGAAGGGTCCATCCTCTTCTGGGGCCTCATCATGGGCGTGTACGTGGCGGCGTTCGCCTTCGTGCACCGCCGTGAGCACGCGCGCTACATGCAGCTGGCGCTGGGCACCATGCTGGCCGTGGGCGTCTTCTTCGCCTTCCTCATCGCGGGCCCCGCCAACCCCTGGGGCGCGGTGTCGCCGGTGCCGGCGGATGGGCCCGGGCCCAACCCGCTGTTGCAGAACCACTTCCTGATGATCATCCACCCGCCCATGCTGTACGCGGGCTACGTGGGCATGACGGTGCCCTTCGGCGTCGCGGTGGCGGGGCTGCTTCGCGGGGAGATTGGCGAAGCGTGGATGGCCCCGCTGCGCCGCTGGACGCTCATCGCGTGGATGTTCCTCACGCTGGGCATCGTGCTGGGCTCCTGGTGGGCGTACGCGGTGCTGGGCTGGGGCGGCTACTGGGCGTGGGACCCGGTGGAGAACGCCAGCTTCCTGCCGTGGCTCACCGCGACGGCGTTCATGCACTCCACCATGGTGCAGGAGCGCAAGCGGATGCTGAAGCTGTGGACGCTGAGCCTCGCGCTGGCGTCGTTCGTGCTCACCATCCTGGGCACGTTCATGACCCGCTCCGGCATCTTCAACTCGGTGCACTCGTTCACCCAGTCGGACATCGGGCCCACGTTCCTGGTGTTCATCGGCGTCCTGCTGGTGGTGTGCATTGGCCTGCTGGCCACGCGCGGCCACCTGCTGGCGCCGGAGGGCCGGCTCAACTCGCTGCTGTCGCGCGAGGCGAGCATCCTGGTGAACAACCTGGTGTTCGTGGCCATCACCTTCACGGTGCTCCTGGGCACGCTCTACCCGCTGGTGTCGGAGGCCGTTCGCGGCATCCGCGTGAGCGTGGGCGAGCCGTACTTCAACAAGATGGCGGTGCCGGGCGGCATCGCGGTGCTCTTCCTCATGGGCGTGGGCCCGGTGCTGCCCTGGGGCACGCCGGACAAGGCGGCCCTGCGCCGGCAGTTCCTCATCCCCGCGGCGGTGGGCGTGGCCATCACGATCGCCTGCCACGCGGCGGGCCTGCGCGGCGTGTACCCGCTGATGACCTTCGGCATCGCGGGCTTCGTCACCCTCATCACGCTGCGCGAGCTGGCGGTGCCGGTGCGCGTGCGCATGACGGAGCGCAAGGAGGGCTTCGTCACGGCGCTGGCCACGGCGACGGGCAAGGCGCGCCGGCGCTTCGGCGGCTACGTGGTGCACCTGGGCATCGTGCTCATCATCGTCGCGGTCGCGGCCTCCAGCGCGTACGTGAAGCACACGTCCGGCACGCTGAAGAAGGACGGCACGCTGATGCTGGACGGCTACCAGCTCAAGTACGTGGGCCTGTCCTCCGGCGAGGAGCCGCACCGCACCTTCGTCGCCGCGCGCCTGGAGGTGACGGCGCCCAACGGCACGGTGAGCGAGCTGCGCCCGCGGATGAACTACTACGAGCGGAGCACGGACCCCGTGGGCACGCCCGCGGTGCGCGAATCCCCGAAGGAGGACCTGTACGTGTCGCTGATGGCCTTCAGCGAGACGACGGGCACCGCCAGCTTCAACGTCTGGGTGTTCCCGCTGGTGGGATGGATCTGGTACAGCCTGCCGCTGCTGCTGCTGGGCACGCTCATCGCCGTGTGGCCGCAGCGCCGGGCCGCGGTGCTGCACGCGGAGGCGCCGACGGTGGGCGCCGCCCCGCCCCTGCCTGGCGGTGACGCCGAGCGGGGGGCGGCATGA
- a CDS encoding cytochrome c maturation protein CcmE has product MTPVNRNRLIALGALLFAGAGLGFIAFGNIGENLVYYWSPSELLSNGDKAYSATIRLGGVVQPGSIHWNESHTTLDFRVADSAHEDAKSVHVRSLETPPQMFREKIGVVVEGTYDKAGIFTSNRLMVNHSNEYRAPKEGESPRKWQDTLAEGATTAAATPPGAP; this is encoded by the coding sequence ATGACGCCCGTCAACCGCAACCGCCTCATCGCGCTGGGAGCCCTGCTCTTCGCCGGCGCCGGCCTCGGCTTCATCGCCTTCGGCAACATCGGGGAGAACCTCGTCTACTACTGGAGCCCGTCGGAGCTGCTCTCCAACGGGGACAAGGCCTACTCGGCCACCATCCGCCTGGGCGGCGTGGTGCAGCCGGGCAGCATCCACTGGAACGAGTCCCACACCACGCTGGACTTCCGCGTGGCGGACAGCGCGCACGAGGACGCCAAGAGCGTGCACGTGCGCTCGCTGGAGACGCCCCCGCAGATGTTCCGCGAGAAGATCGGCGTCGTGGTGGAGGGCACCTATGACAAGGCCGGCATCTTCACCTCCAACCGGCTGATGGTGAACCACTCCAACGAGTACCGCGCCCCCAAGGAAGGCGAGTCCCCGCGCAAGTGGCAGGACACGCTGGCCGAGGGCGCCACCACCGCCGCCGCGACGCCGCCGGGGGCGCCGTGA
- the ccsA gene encoding cytochrome c biogenesis protein CcsA, translating to MNKFVKFGLPALVLGLLGVGWWLGLAWAPPDREMGDVQRIMYVHVPLQWMAMMAMFINFVAAVTYLLRQSWKTDAMAEASAEVGLLFGTLGMITGSIWGRPTWGVYWSWDPRLTSEAILLVSYTGYLVLRRFVEDPEKRAVWSAVVAIIGAINLPIVWFSVRWWRSLHQVQSTPKTVDPQMVLPLRVAAFGMLALLILFMVHRYRIALAERKAEVALPDALPTDDPAQRAAHSSKVA from the coding sequence ATGAACAAGTTCGTCAAGTTTGGCCTGCCGGCGTTGGTGCTGGGCTTGTTGGGCGTCGGCTGGTGGCTGGGGCTCGCATGGGCGCCGCCGGACCGGGAGATGGGCGACGTGCAGCGCATCATGTACGTCCACGTGCCGCTCCAGTGGATGGCCATGATGGCCATGTTCATCAACTTCGTGGCCGCGGTGACGTACCTCCTGCGCCAGTCGTGGAAGACGGACGCCATGGCGGAGGCCTCCGCGGAGGTGGGCCTGCTCTTCGGCACGCTGGGGATGATCACCGGCTCCATCTGGGGCCGCCCCACCTGGGGCGTGTACTGGTCATGGGACCCGCGCCTGACGTCGGAGGCCATCCTGCTGGTGTCCTACACGGGCTACCTGGTGCTGCGGCGCTTCGTGGAGGACCCGGAGAAGCGCGCGGTGTGGAGCGCGGTGGTGGCCATCATCGGGGCCATCAACCTGCCCATCGTGTGGTTCTCCGTGCGCTGGTGGCGCAGCCTCCATCAGGTGCAGTCCACCCCCAAGACGGTGGACCCGCAGATGGTGCTGCCCCTGCGCGTGGCGGCGTTCGGCATGCTGGCGCTGCTCATCCTCTTCATGGTGCACCGCTACCGCATCGCGCTCGCGGAGCGGAAGGCGGAGGTGGCGCTGCCGGATGCGCTGCCCACGGACGACCCCGCGCAGCGCGCGGCCCATTCCTCGAAGGTGGCCTGA
- a CDS encoding heme exporter protein CcmB → MRSTRPPGLFQTTLVLLRKDLLIEWRTRARLNALVFFAMATLLLFSFALGPDTKLLERNAGGYLWLAILFASVLSLGESFRVESENACLDGVRLAPADARAIFLSKALGNALLLLALGVLLVPVMVALYGVRIVTGLGDLAGILVLGSLALSAPGTVYAAISSNARARDVLLPLLLFPLVIPALLSAAKGTTLVLQGDPMQQLGSWQGLLLGFNLIYWGVGFVLFPRVIED, encoded by the coding sequence ATGAGGTCCACGCGCCCCCCGGGCCTCTTCCAGACGACGCTCGTCCTGCTGCGCAAGGACCTGCTCATTGAATGGCGCACCCGCGCGCGGCTCAACGCGCTGGTGTTCTTCGCCATGGCGACGCTGCTCCTCTTCTCCTTCGCGCTGGGGCCGGACACGAAGCTGCTGGAGCGCAACGCGGGCGGCTACCTGTGGCTGGCCATCCTGTTCGCCAGCGTGCTGTCCCTGGGCGAGTCCTTCCGCGTGGAGTCGGAGAACGCGTGCCTGGACGGCGTGCGCCTGGCGCCCGCGGACGCCCGGGCCATCTTCCTGTCCAAGGCCCTGGGCAACGCCCTGCTGCTCCTGGCCCTGGGCGTGCTGCTGGTGCCGGTGATGGTGGCCCTCTACGGGGTGCGGATCGTCACCGGGCTTGGAGACCTGGCGGGCATCCTGGTGCTGGGCAGCCTGGCGCTCAGCGCCCCAGGGACGGTCTACGCGGCGATTTCAAGCAACGCCCGGGCCCGGGATGTGCTTCTGCCTCTGCTATTGTTCCCGCTCGTCATCCCGGCCCTCCTCTCCGCTGCCAAGGGGACCACCCTCGTGCTCCAGGGAGATCCGATGCAGCAGCTGGGCTCATGGCAGGGGCTGCTGCTGGGGTTCAATCTGATTTACTGGGGCGTAGGCTTCGTGTTGTTTCCCCGGGTCATCGAGGACTGA
- the ccmA gene encoding heme ABC exporter ATP-binding protein CcmA yields the protein MPPPPSGSAPALALHDVSKRYGRRWAVARLTYALPPGRSLLLTGHNGSGKTTLLRLIATALGPTAGRVEVLGRDAVLEREAVRRDVALLSHASFLYEDLTAQQNLMVLARLLGVDAPQDAADALLNRVGLTRRTDSPVRGFSAGMRKRLAIARLLMKAPALALLDEPFGELDPAGIRDMEGVIAELKAGGTTVVLATHLIEQGMSLCEERLHLQDGRAVAA from the coding sequence ATGCCTCCTCCCCCCTCTGGATCAGCGCCCGCGCTCGCCCTCCATGACGTGAGCAAGCGCTATGGGCGAAGGTGGGCGGTGGCCCGGCTCACCTACGCGCTGCCCCCGGGGCGCTCGCTGCTGCTCACCGGCCACAACGGCTCCGGGAAGACGACGCTGCTGCGCCTCATCGCCACCGCGCTCGGCCCCACCGCGGGACGGGTGGAGGTGCTGGGCCGGGACGCCGTCCTGGAGCGCGAAGCGGTGCGCCGCGACGTGGCGCTCCTGTCCCACGCCAGCTTCCTTTATGAGGACCTCACCGCGCAGCAGAACCTGATGGTGCTCGCCCGCCTGCTGGGGGTGGACGCGCCGCAGGACGCCGCGGACGCGCTGCTGAACCGGGTGGGCCTCACCCGCCGCACGGACAGCCCGGTGCGGGGCTTCAGCGCAGGCATGCGCAAGCGCCTGGCCATCGCGCGCCTCCTGATGAAGGCCCCGGCGCTGGCGCTCCTGGACGAACCCTTCGGCGAGCTGGATCCCGCGGGCATCCGGGACATGGAGGGCGTCATCGCGGAGCTCAAGGCGGGCGGCACCACCGTGGTGCTGGCCACGCACCTCATCGAGCAGGGCATGAGCCTGTGCGAGGAGCGGCTGCACCTGCAGGACGGCCGGGCGGTGGCGGCATGA
- the exoL gene encoding spore coat polysaccharide deacetylase ExoL, with amino-acid sequence MAAYRRSQSGGRRILIVSYHRVVSDFTGELQRSIPGLLISQETFRRHLEEAHAAGFELASLGDAVDVMAGRRTAKKDLCVVTFDDGYRDVYRHAYPVLKQMGVPAITYLPTAFIDTDKRFNHDRLFHLLRRVQERKFRPFYESMPGPSLELLGPILSGQKTVSASLDDFIGEHPTRVLTGIIDALEQQLGGGSDLIPEQGDVMSWEEVRRMARDGFEFGAHTLGHTVLTLEPTSVVEHEILESKRTIEREVGIQVKDFAYCNGWYSDEIIRVLTQNGFRSGVTTEDLPNRVGGDPFTLKRKVMWENFSLGMMGDYSSALTVCQFDDCFGVLGMNHPVLGRRPHSLSSSGPSNTLLIQDLEGPDASLAKATPVEVVDVTAPVFVKDPRVAAALTGAQVVVAPNVAIAPEAAKPEEIQ; translated from the coding sequence ATGGCGGCGTACCGCCGGTCACAGTCCGGAGGGCGGCGCATCCTCATCGTGAGCTACCACCGCGTGGTGAGCGACTTCACGGGGGAGTTGCAGCGCTCCATCCCGGGCCTGCTCATCTCCCAGGAGACATTCCGGCGGCATCTGGAGGAAGCGCACGCGGCGGGTTTTGAACTGGCGAGCCTGGGCGACGCGGTGGACGTGATGGCGGGGCGGCGCACGGCGAAGAAGGACCTGTGCGTGGTGACGTTCGACGACGGCTACCGGGACGTCTACCGGCACGCGTACCCGGTGCTCAAGCAGATGGGGGTGCCGGCCATCACCTACCTGCCCACGGCGTTCATCGACACGGACAAGCGCTTCAACCACGACCGGCTGTTCCACCTGCTGCGCCGGGTCCAGGAGCGCAAGTTCCGCCCGTTCTATGAATCCATGCCGGGCCCGTCGCTGGAGCTGTTGGGGCCCATCCTCTCCGGGCAGAAGACGGTGTCCGCGTCGCTGGACGACTTCATCGGTGAGCACCCGACGCGTGTGCTCACGGGCATCATCGACGCGCTGGAGCAGCAGCTGGGCGGCGGCTCGGACCTCATCCCGGAGCAGGGCGACGTGATGAGCTGGGAGGAGGTGCGCCGCATGGCTCGCGACGGCTTCGAGTTCGGCGCGCACACGCTGGGCCACACGGTGCTGACGCTGGAGCCCACGTCGGTGGTGGAGCACGAGATCCTGGAGTCCAAGCGCACCATCGAGCGCGAGGTGGGCATCCAGGTGAAGGACTTCGCGTACTGCAACGGCTGGTACTCGGATGAGATCATCCGCGTGCTCACGCAGAACGGCTTCCGCTCCGGCGTCACCACGGAGGACCTGCCCAACCGCGTGGGGGGCGACCCGTTCACCCTCAAGCGCAAGGTGATGTGGGAGAACTTCAGCCTGGGCATGATGGGGGACTACTCGTCCGCGCTCACGGTGTGCCAGTTCGATGACTGCTTCGGCGTGCTGGGCATGAACCACCCGGTGCTGGGGCGCCGGCCGCACTCGCTGTCCTCCTCCGGCCCGTCCAACACGCTGCTCATCCAGGACCTGGAAGGCCCGGACGCGTCACTGGCGAAGGCGACTCCGGTGGAAGTCGTGGATGTGACAGCGCCGGTCTTCGTGAAGGATCCGCGGGTTGCCGCGGCGCTGACCGGTGCCCAGGTCGTGGTGGCGCCGAACGTGGCCATTGCCCCGGAGGCGGCGAAGCCGGAGGAGATCCAGTGA
- a CDS encoding oligosaccharide flippase family protein, whose product MSASPKPAASPSFLGRAGPLVLARLFTAGLTLSIPLVLARVLRLDEYGTYYQLFLIATTLSYVLPFGVAQSLYYFLPRAEAKRPYLGHALLFVTGAGLVAAGLVWGFLGHVAAYFNNPALMEHRAALALYTAFFLGSYPLEISLTSQGRTKASATVYLVSDAVRSGVMVLPPLLGFSLHGMMIAVACFAGLRYAATWGVSLRGSTGPLVDWKLFREQLVYAAPFGAAMCLAIPQQNAHMYAVAGVVAPAVYALYRVGCFQLPVVDLLYTPTSEVLMVRLGELEREGRLEEGVEAFREAAGKLAFVFLPFAAFLFAAAPEFVGAMFGQKFLPAVPIFRVSVLGVVLSILPMDGTLRARGQTRAIFASYLVKAAVTVPLLWFGVKHFGMMGGITSWALAEVVGKGMLLLRVPRALSTSQRKLGFRDVIPWRELGQASLAAVAAGGSIFLLRTGVHDAWMNLPTGFLWRVLPLAVAGLLFIVGYVVGLYAQGVRPWSALQSLRPRRAV is encoded by the coding sequence GTGAGTGCATCACCCAAGCCGGCAGCGTCCCCGTCGTTCCTGGGGCGCGCCGGCCCGTTGGTGTTGGCCCGCCTGTTCACGGCCGGGCTCACGCTGTCCATCCCCCTCGTGCTCGCCCGGGTGCTGCGCCTGGATGAGTACGGCACCTACTACCAGCTGTTCCTCATCGCCACGACGCTCTCCTACGTGCTGCCCTTCGGCGTGGCGCAGAGCCTCTACTACTTCCTGCCCCGCGCGGAGGCGAAGCGGCCCTACCTGGGGCACGCGCTGCTCTTCGTGACGGGCGCGGGGCTGGTGGCGGCGGGCCTGGTCTGGGGCTTCCTGGGCCACGTGGCGGCCTACTTCAACAACCCCGCGTTGATGGAGCACCGCGCGGCACTGGCGCTCTACACGGCGTTCTTCCTGGGCAGCTATCCGCTGGAGATTTCACTCACCAGCCAGGGCAGGACGAAGGCGTCCGCGACGGTGTACCTGGTGTCCGACGCGGTGCGCTCGGGGGTGATGGTGCTGCCGCCGCTGTTGGGCTTCTCCTTGCACGGGATGATGATCGCCGTGGCCTGCTTCGCGGGCCTGCGCTACGCGGCGACCTGGGGGGTGTCGCTCAGGGGCTCCACCGGGCCGCTGGTGGACTGGAAGCTGTTCCGCGAGCAGCTGGTGTACGCGGCCCCCTTCGGCGCGGCGATGTGCCTGGCCATCCCCCAGCAGAACGCGCACATGTACGCGGTGGCGGGCGTGGTGGCCCCCGCGGTGTACGCGCTCTACCGGGTGGGGTGCTTCCAGTTGCCGGTGGTGGACCTGCTCTACACGCCCACCAGCGAGGTGCTGATGGTGCGCCTGGGGGAACTGGAGCGCGAGGGCCGCCTGGAGGAGGGCGTGGAGGCCTTCCGGGAGGCGGCCGGGAAGCTGGCGTTCGTGTTCCTGCCGTTCGCGGCGTTCCTCTTCGCGGCGGCGCCGGAGTTCGTGGGGGCGATGTTCGGCCAGAAGTTCCTGCCCGCGGTCCCCATCTTCCGGGTGAGCGTGCTGGGCGTGGTGCTGTCCATCCTTCCCATGGACGGCACGCTGCGGGCCCGGGGCCAGACGCGCGCCATCTTCGCCTCGTACCTGGTGAAGGCGGCGGTGACGGTGCCCCTGCTGTGGTTCGGGGTGAAGCACTTCGGGATGATGGGGGGCATCACGTCCTGGGCGCTGGCGGAGGTGGTGGGCAAGGGGATGTTGCTCTTGCGCGTGCCCCGCGCGCTGTCCACGTCCCAGCGGAAGCTGGGGTTTCGTGACGTCATCCCGTGGCGGGAGCTGGGGCAGGCGTCGCTGGCGGCGGTCGCGGCGGGTGGGAGCATCTTCCTGTTGCGCACGGGCGTGCACGACGCGTGGATGAACCTGCCCACGGGCTTCCTGTGGCGCGTGCTTCCCCTCGCGGTGGCAGGACTGCTCTTCATCGTGGGCTATGTCGTGGGTCTGTATGCGCAAGGCGTTCGCCCCTGGAGCGCCTTGCAATCCCTCCGGCCCCGCCGGGCGGTGTGA
- a CDS encoding serine O-acetyltransferase: protein MGFDAMTLYRMAHGLKQRGVPLLPAVLRKAIYYLNSSYIPEDAELGEGTQLGYGGIGVVIHKSARVGRHVLISQQVTIGGRSGLEGAPVIGDYVRIGAGAKVLGNIHVGDFAVIGANAVVLKDVPAGAVVAGVPARMIRQDADPLATYQREMGLLPPRTSPKLTRVPRSSPRASIR, encoded by the coding sequence ATGGGATTCGACGCGATGACGTTGTACCGGATGGCGCACGGGCTCAAGCAGCGGGGGGTTCCACTGCTTCCGGCGGTCCTTCGCAAGGCCATCTACTACCTGAACAGCTCCTACATCCCCGAGGACGCGGAGCTGGGTGAAGGCACGCAGCTGGGCTACGGCGGCATCGGCGTGGTCATCCACAAGTCCGCGAGGGTGGGCCGCCACGTGCTCATCTCCCAGCAGGTGACCATCGGCGGGCGCTCCGGCCTGGAGGGAGCTCCGGTGATTGGTGACTACGTGCGCATCGGCGCTGGCGCCAAGGTGCTGGGCAACATCCACGTGGGCGACTTCGCGGTGATTGGCGCCAACGCGGTGGTGCTCAAGGACGTGCCGGCGGGCGCGGTGGTGGCGGGCGTGCCCGCGAGGATGATCCGCCAGGACGCGGATCCGCTGGCCACCTACCAGCGCGAGATGGGCCTGCTGCCCCCGCGGACGTCGCCCAAGCTCACCCGGGTTCCCCGGTCCTCCCCGCGGGCGTCCATCCGCTAG